The genomic stretch ttacttcatctgcagaatgaggattaaagctgtgagccccacttggaacgtggactgtgtccaacctgattagtttgtatctatccccgtgcttagtacagtgcccagcacatagtaagcacttaacaaataccataaaagtaaatAACATAATTAAAATATATCCAAGGGATGGATGGGGTGGGCAATGGGTCGTCAGTTCCACACACGTGCTCCCCGGAACCCCCGCACCGCCCCCGGTTTTACCTTGTTGACCACGGCCGTGCTGCTGCTGTTGTCCGGGGCAGCCGGCCtagggggctgggagccggggggatCACGGTCACTGGGAGAGGTTGAAGTGGTGGAGCCTGTGGAGGGGCTTGAAGATGGTGAGGTGCCTGGACGGGGTGAGGAGGAACCAAGGTGCCGCACAGAGGTTGAGTTGGTTGGGCTGGCAGAGGTTGTACTGGGCATCCCACCCGACATGCTTCCGGGGATGGCAGCCAAGGTggaggcggtggtggtggtgatgttgGTGATGGTGATaacggtggcagagctggtgagGGATGTTGGGCTCCCACTGGGGGTTTTTGAAATGGTGTCATTCTGTAATTTGGTGTACTGCAACACCGATGTCGTCTCAGTTGTAGGGATTCCTGCCTTGGTGGTGGTCACCTGCTGGCTCCCACCTGCATGGGGTGAAAGTTAAAGCCCAGGTGATAAAACTTAGCACCgaaagccaggagacctgggttcaaatcccagctccgccactggcattctgtgtgaccttcttggtccctcagtttcctcacctgtaaaatgggggttcaatatctgttctcccttcctcttaaagtATGAGTCTcttgtggcatagggactgtgcaCTTTAATTATCCCAATACTTAGCAgggtgctaggcacagagtagcaGCTCAACCcatactctattattattattgttaccctcttccccatctgttcggggcgggggcggggggggcatctTAAGGTGTTCCTTAAGGCAGTTGGACCCCACCTTCAGCGAGAGCTGATAAAGAGGGAACGGGCTaatcctcctcatcccctctcccccaagcacctgTATAGCCTTAGCTCGCTGCtctctacagtgttctgcacacagatagGGCTCAATACATACATCCGATTGGTTGATCGGATATTTTTCTAGCATTACTTACCTGCCCCGGAGATAGAGAGAGGGGTAGAGGTTGACTCGGACTTTGCAGTAGCCCCGGAGCTGTGGCTTATGGGGACAGAGGAGGACGTGGCTGAGCTGGTGATCTGGGtcgtggcagaggaggagacccccTGGGTTGAGTCTCCACCAGCTTGGACATCGCTCTGGTTGTCGGCCTTGGCCCCGGCGGTATCAGATTGGGCATTAGAGCTGCTCGTGCTACCGAGGGTGGACGTTGGCTGCTTGGTGGAGCTCAGGTAGCTGCTGGCCGTGGCTCGGGATGAGGTCGGGGTGATGGTTGTGGTGGTGAAGACTGTCTTGGTGGACTTGATGGTGGTGGGGGGGATGGTTTGAATGGAGGTGGATGAGGCACTGGTGGTCGCGATGGTGATGGAAGCTTTGGTGATGGAAGTAATGGCGCTGGCAACAGTGGTGGTAGTACTGGGAGTGGTATCATTTTGGGTAGGATTAGAATTACTTTGGGGGGAAGCAGATGTCGCAGAAGCCTTTCTGTTTCCTGGTAGCACAATTACAAATCAGGAATTAGGACCCACCCTCACTTAACTGGcacctgtacacacacacacacacacacacacacacacactcactctctccccaGAGACATCCACCATTAGACAGTAAACTTccagagggcaggggttgggcCTAGTAGcccttactgtcctctcccaagtgttcagtgaagtgttctgcacacagtaagcactcgattagcACCCTGAATGGATTGCCTGAGGCAGGGTGGAGGGGCCTTGACAGACAGCTCTGCTGGGACTGGGATCTGGGGTCCGGCCAGCCCTTGTCCGGACCCTGGCCAGCCCAATCCCGGCCACTGATCTCCTGGCCGGGCGATCCCGCACCCTTCCCCAAAGTGAGGGGTGGGCCACTTGGGCTTTggctgcttctaatcccggctctgccacttgtctactgtgtggctttgggcaagccacttaatttctctgtgcctcaaatacctcatctgtaaaatggggatgaagactgtgagccccaagtgggacaacctgattaccttgtatctaccccagcgcttagaacagtgcttggcacatagggctctgccacttctcagctatgtgattttgggcaagtcacttaacttctctgtgcctcggttacctcatctgtaaaagggggactaagactgtgagcctcatgtgggacaacctgattaccctgtatctaccccagcacttagaacagtgctctgcacatagtaagcgcttaacaaataccaacattattaacaaataccattattattattattactatttgggtGTGGCCGTACCGGCAACTGGGAGCCTCTGCCTTCCTGCCAACAGGTGTGCCGTGGAgcgtgatggggagggagaggagggatgtcCGATCCCACCCCCAGGGACTGGAGGGCCTGAGGGTGCCTCAGACTGAACCCACCCGGCACAGAGCTTTGAGTAGGCATGAGATGGGGTCACTGCAAACCCAGCTTGCTCCATCTGGGTCCACTGGACCCGGACTACCATCTGGGGCACGAAGACTCTCCCCGATGGtctgagcaggggctggggagggcaagGGTCTTGCCTCACCCCTTGGGGAGTTGGGAGCCTGATGCCCGGTGGTGCTGGGAGCAGGCTCTGTGCCCGACGCTCAGCGATGCCTTTTTTGGAGAaacttttggggaggggggaggcggctcTAGGGTTTAAGTGGACAGAGGGGTCTGGGGCTTCGCTCCGACCCCTGCACCTTCCTACCATCAACACCTCCTCCCTGAACCCTGAGAATACCCCAGCCCTTCCAGCCGCCTGTCCCTCTGCCTACCCTTGCCTGACCCACAATAGTCTCTACCCGGTTTGGTGCGCATCCATGGGTTCGGGCAGATCTGGGCAGCACCGGCTGCCAGGGACCACTCCACCTTTGCGGCCCCAGGTGCTGGATTCGGGGGGCACGGCATGGCTAGGGGATGAGTGGGCGTGGCGGGGGGGAGGATTGGCCCAGCTCAGCCTTCCAGCCCCCCGCCAGGCTCCTTGTCCCTCTCAGGCCTAGGATTGACTTACAGGTTATTAATAGAAGGAAACGGAAGCACACAAGAATGCCCCAGGAAGCCAGGGGCGGGGGCTGCTCCCCGGAGGAGGGGCAGACcctaggcaggaggaggagagactgcTGGCCAGGCAaacatcccctctccccacccctttacTGGCAATCTCAGcagggggccaagcctggaactgTGCCCAATAAACTTGCTtctcccctggccctggccctgggaaGCCCAAGGCTGGCCTGGGGTCTGGAGCCACCCTCCACCCCATTTCTCAGAAGGGGATATTGAGGCTAAAAGCAGAAGAGTGGCATTCCCAAAAAGCAGTGAGCCTGTCTACCCAAGAGGAGGTCCTAACATCACTACTGCTAAGCTTGCCCCAGGATGAGTCTGAttttgggaaggagcatggcgatAGCTGGCTTTATCCATCTGGGGAGAAGCTAGGATTCGGGActgattgtaggcagggattatctctatctgttgctgaattgtactttccaagcacttagtacagtggtgtgcacccaataagtgctcaataaatacgattgaatgaataattgccttTAGAAGAGTGTACCCATAGCTCCACCCGCCCTGGGGGCCTGACCCAAGCCAGGGTGGAGGTGATCAGGTCTGCGGTGCGCAGGCAGGCCTAGACCTGGGCAGCTCCTGGCACTTGGGACCCCcggaggaagcagggaagggagtGAGTCTGACCGACTTCTGGGAACCCCACCTCCCTCGCCGGCCggttctccctgctcctctgagGCGTACGAGGGCTCAGTTCACCGCGTTTGCAGGAACTGACAGGTGAGGCCTCTAGCAGGATTGTCGAGGAGGGACTTGGGGTCAGAGCCAGGAGCAGGACCCAGGCCTCCTTCCCGGTGGTCAAGCAGTCTAGAAGTCTGCTTTCTTTCCTGACGGCCTGTGGCCTCTGGGTGCTTGTGTGATCTGTGTGCGGGGGAGGCAGGCTCTCCCCGGACCGGCTCCTTGCAAAAAGCCTCCTCCCCAGGGAACCCTCCTAGGGAAGCTTCTCATTAATAGCCCTCACAGATAGGCCCAACCTCCCCGCCCCAGGGAGCGCCCCCATCAACAGCCTTTGCAGACAGTCCCCTCGTCTCACCCTTTTCAGTGCCAAACATAACCCCCACCGCCAGATCCTGTTCCTGCCACCACACCCACAAGTAGTCTCCAGCACTTAGATCTCAGAAATAAGtcccctcagctccctgccccaccatCCACCGAGCAGGACCCCTGAGCATCTCTGCCCCCCCGGAAGGCTCGAGCCGCCGTGAGGCCCCCAGGGTGTCCAGAGCCAATGTTCGGCAGCTCTGACTGGGCTCGGGCTCCgatcgccgcccccgccccctgcgcTCTCAGCCTTGGCTTCCATTGTCCCCACCTCTCCTCGTGGATATTGCCATGCGAGCCCCCCTGATATTTTTCGGTAATGAGTCTCCGGGGGTGCTCAATAATACTAGTCCTATGTACTGAGCAGTGTACAGacccggggtggaggggggtgggggtagcaGTCCGCTGAGCCGCAGCCATCCCGACCCTAAAGACTGGCTCTCCTGAGATCTCACCTCCCCCGACAGTGTCCAAATCTTAGCAACCCTTCAGTCGCTTCTTGTGCTAAGGGATTTATTTTTGCCCGTCCTCAGCATGTGTGTCTGGGAATACACAAATGTTTGATTGTTTTAATTTTCCTCCCCCTATTAAGAGtgtcagctccttttgggcagggtctGAGCCTCTTGCTTCAGTTGTACTTCGGTACGGTTGATGCTGTTGCTGCCACTGCTTTCATGTCGAGGAGGACTGGGAAagtgagtgtggatggctcagtgcagtcTATCACCACTACTGAAAATCACCTCACGTGCATGGCCCACTGATGGAGCCATATCTCGTACCCCTCACatccataggtgaacttcaccatcagtagcaCCTTTTTTGAGCAAAAACCCcagctctctctcattctctctccctttatagGATGGGTTTGCAGTAGGTGAGACTCATCAGATCATTAGGGAAATGCCAGCAGAATGATTTGCAGTCAGCAGTAGCCCAAAAGGATGTTGGGAAGGATAGTGGGAGAAGGGtaggggaagaagtgtggctaagtggaacgagcacgggcttggttgtcggaggacacgggttctagtcccgtctccgccgcttgtctgctgtgtgaccttgggcaagccacttaacttctctgcctcagttacctcatctgtaaaatggggactaagcctgttagccctatatggcacaaactgtttatcttgtatctatcccaggcctcagaacagtgcttggcacatagaaagtgcttaacaaataccttcatcattatgattattaagtgcaGGGAGGGCAGTCTATGCAGGGCCATTGGAATGggccagcatttagaatagaggCTGCCGGTGGACCAGGGTTATCTTGAATCGGTTTTCTCCAGTGCCGTGGCTTCTGGACCTTGGGGATTGGAGGCAGAGTCATGGAAGAGGGCACGGGAGCAGCCAGAGATTGGCCTGCCCTCCCACTGGGGCTGACCACATGGCTTTCTTTCCCTGAGCTGGCTGGCCCCCCCACATCATGCCGACCGCCATCTTCCCCTCTCAGCTTGGCGGAGCTCTATCAGCCCAAGTCAGGCTGAGGGATGCAAGGAGGAACAATGGGGTATGGGCTCCTGGGGAGACGCCTAAGGATGGGGCACCCTCGGTTGGCCCTGAATCACAGGCCGGGAGCTCTGTCTTCCCTGCTGATTGTGGTGCCCCACTGGCTGCCCCTCTCTGAGCCCCCGCCTTCCCAGGGAAGGGTGTCGGGGTCCCAGTGACCATCCCAGTGGCCATGGCGCATAGGCAGGCCCCAGCCCAGCAGCTCCAGCTCAGGCCATCATTCCAAAGGCAGCAGCTGTGGGGTTCCGGGTTGGAAGACCGGAAGCCCCATTGGTCTCAtcagctccttccttcccccacccagggagtgggagggtggcttggggttgggagccagggccagggcccaCACCGAATCACTTCTTATGGCCCCCGGGGCCCCTGacaaatcaggagacctggcggGGTCAGAATCTGGTGAGATCACATCTCTCTGGGGAAGTATACCTTCCCCTCCTCAGTCTCCCCATAGCCCGGGCTAAGCTTCTCTGTCGGGAgaactgatggggaaactgagatgcagggaAGGCTCTGGTTTCTGCTCCTTCAGGGCTTTCTAAGCTCttgcctggggctcacggcctctccccagagaaacggtacccccgacccctgactgggcggcgggtggaggggagggaggaggcagacaggcGGGAGGCGGAGACGGGTTTCCTGTAGCGTCTCCCAAAGGTTCGGGCCTTTCCTGGCCCCACTGCTCTGAGGGTCCCAGGTGCACAGCCCACTCCAGGGCTGAGACCAGGCCCCGGACCTTGCCCCAACCCCGGCcctgatcccggccccggccctggcaGCTTGGCACGGCCCCAACCCCATTCTTTCATCAGGGAGAGGcacggaaggggagggaggggcggcccgCGCCTCCCTCCTATTGAAAGCTATTTAAAGCTGGTGGGGTACAGAGGCCACGGCATCTTGGAGCAGCACCCCTAACCCTAGCACCCAGGGACCAAGACCCCAGTGGAGGGAGATGGTCATGTCCCAGAGGAAGTCTCACTGtctgatcactgtgggcagggaacatgtctaccaactctgttggagtgtactctcccaaatgtttagcgcagtgctctgctcacagtaagcactcaataattaagattgattgatagggggGCTCAGGCCTCTGGCCCACGCTTTCCTGTTCACTtgcctgactcctgggcctcagtttccccttatgAGAGACGTGGATCGTAGTCTAGTGAATGGAGCaccagcctgggttctaattccgctctgccacttgtctgctgtgtgaccgggcaagtgactttacttctctgtgtctcagatttctcacctgtaaaatggggatcacgatggtgagccccatgcggaacagggactgtgtccacctgacaactttgtatctactccagggcttagtacagtgcctggcacatattaagggcttaaaaaataccacttaaaaaaaaatgcaggctaGACCTCCCCACAGCCCAGAAGGCTGTttaggaggagaatgaggcagagcCCGGATGGAACTTGTGGCGAATGAGAGGAAGCTGATGGGCCAGTTAGTTACACGAGAGGCCGTGAGTAAGCTGGTGGGCCTCGGGCCCTCAGAGATCTGCTCTGTGTTCCTGGTGCCCTCTTCTGCCTGCTGGCCGTGCTGCCCCAACTTCTGCCCTTCGGCTCCAtgaaggtaggagggcaaggGAGTGCGGATGTTGCCACACGGGCCATCCTCTCTATGAACAGCCTGCTCCGGCCCCTCAGCCAATCTCCTGTGACTGCAGTGAATCAGGGAGGATTGGTCAGTTCCCCCACGTCATCTGGCAGGCCGGGCAGAGCGAGCTGTGGTTTCCTGCTGTGGCCCCTGCCACCTCGGGGGTCTGAGTGGGCTGGATCTCTGGAGAAGGGGTCCGTCCCAAGGGCCTGGAGGGATGGAGGATGATGGGCTGAGTCTCTCCAGGATGGggatgaggcagaggggagagatggagggggcttTGTGGCTCGGTGGCTGTATCCCTTCtcagtcagagagagacagagagaccataAAAGGGTGGGTGTCCAGCCCCTCTGCATTTCCATCCAAGAACcgtctgccccagtgcctggctGTCTATCCCCTAGGCCCGTCCTGGCTCCCAGAAGACAGGTAGTCAGGTCTGGGAGCTGGATCGCTTGGGTCCATCCTCGGAGGCGTGGGTAGGGTGGCCATTTGCCAGCATCCTCCCTTGCAGCCCGGCTCTCGACTGGCCTGCCCTCGTCCCGGGGGCACACAGCACCGGACATCTCCCTATCCGCTCTTTAGCACCAGCGCTGAGCCCTGGAAGTGGCACCTACcctcagagggagcaggaggggacaCCAGGGCCCTGGGGCAAGGGGCAGTGGGCTAGGATGTGCCCAGAGAAATGCCCTGCAAGATGTTCCACGGGATATCATTACATCACATCGGAAAGTACGtctaattgtagtacttgttaagtgctcaccatgtgcgaagcactgttctaagtgctggggtaggtagatttttagcggattggacacaatccctgtcccatgtggggctcacagcataagaAGGAAATTCTGCAAATCTGCGCATCCGGCTCAGGTTCCCTGGGACGCTGCACAGAATCTTGGGAAAGCAAAAATTTTTCTTAGAAAATACAGTTGGCAAAAATTTCCTGTCCTGGTGGAGATGTGGCCACCATGTGCTCCTGGACCAGGccctgctcctctctgctcctggcctgtttGGGCTCCTCCAACCACCTCAACTCCAGCTGTATACCTCTCAGACCCTTGGCTCAGTCACTGCATTGGGGACCACCCATACACCCACCATGGGAGGGCCCAGGTTCTCCGGGGGGCCGCAAAAGATCAGAGTTCTCTCCTTTAAACATTCCGTCTGCCCAAGGCCTCCAAAGCCCCCCATCTGAATCATACCTCATGAACCCCAGAAGCTTGAGCTGGTCTGTGGGCCTGGGGCCAGAGAGCCACCCCCCCGGGATGGGGACAGAGGCCCTGGGCTGTGGGccaggagagggttgggaggtgggcAGACTGTGCCCGGGGaaggcagggctgggctgggggcgggggagctggCACTATACGTGACACTTTTTGCCCTGTGATCAGAGCAAGCACTGACGGCTCTGGAGGGTAGCAGCAGCCCTCATACGGCAGGAAGTAGCAATCCCAAGGTGGAGCCTACCAATGTCACTTGGAACTTCTGGTGGcgattgacagagctgggagcgTTTCCCTGGatcaggggtgggagtgggggatgggCGGCCCTCCCTGGCTCCGGGAGCTGAAGCCACCAGACAGAAAGGCGTCCGGGGCCGGATCCACCCCGGACCGAGGACAGACCAGTCCGATACCAGACCAGTGATCGCCCGGAACGTCCGTGACCCCTC from Ornithorhynchus anatinus isolate Pmale09 chromosome 10, mOrnAna1.pri.v4, whole genome shotgun sequence encodes the following:
- the PODXL gene encoding podocalyxin encodes the protein MRPAPPPVMVLVLLVLSCRWGNRKASATSASPQSNSNPTQNDTTPSTTTTVASAITSITKASITIATTSASSTSIQTIPPTTIKSTKTVFTTTTITPTSSRATASSYLSSTKQPTSTLGSTSSSNAQSDTAGAKADNQSDVQAGGDSTQGVSSSATTQITSSATSSSVPISHSSGATAKSESTSTPLSISGAGGSQQVTTTKAGIPTTETTSVLQYTKLQNDTISKTPSGSPTSLTSSATVITITNITTTTASTLAAIPGSMSGGMPSTTSASPTNSTSVRHLGSSSPRPGTSPSSSPSTGSTTSTSPSDRDPPGSQPPRPAAPDNSSSTAVVNKVSCEVTNFITDEDLILEIEDPCSPLTGQENFQENQFHSTLCQLARTNFNKSRDQCLVRLGYQPGRRDQFALIEVSVKMNLGPQDLVEVLKDNWEDLKVVGVRNITYGGKLLEGEDEDRFSMPLIITIVCMATFLLLVAALYGCCHQRLSLRKDQQRLTEELQTVENGYHDNPTLEVMETSSEMQEKKVANLNGELGDSWIVPLDDLTKDDLDEEDTHL